The following proteins are encoded in a genomic region of Cryptomeria japonica chromosome 11, Sugi_1.0, whole genome shotgun sequence:
- the LOC131069739 gene encoding 9-cis-epoxycarotenoid dioxygenase NCED1, chloroplastic has product MSMSCSARLVVDSYTHSRVPLGESSQWRHQSLSRTSNSHRLHRHVDIRARVVTPTTPIEQKPIIQTSTPTSNSTSTSLTWRSDPDRRFEIPNRVFPGMWEKKSKSESCGWNPVQRLAAAALDAVEKSFITALEKKFPLPKTADPEIQIAGNFSPVPESPVQHELEVVGQIPQCLEGVYVRNGANPLFEPLAGHHFFDGDGMVHAVRLKQGIASYCSRFTRTYRLVEEEKLGRAFYPKAIGELHGHSGIARLMLYYARSMFGLVDRSKGMGVANAGLIYFNGRLLAMSEDDLPYAVRVTEDGDLATVGRFDFDGQLQSAMIAHPKIDPETKELFALSYNVIKKPYLKYFMFSPDGRKGPDVTISVKEPTMMHDFAITDKYVVVPDQQLVFKLQEMVAGGSPVIYDKEKVPRFGILPKYDSDESRMKWIEVPDCFCFHLWNAWEENEDEVVVIGSCMTPPDSIFNESDAALRSVLSEIRLNLKTGKSSRRQLAPMNLEAGQVNRNKLGRKARYVYLAIAEPWPKVSGIAKVDLEAESPERVVGKIEYKKGCYGGEPFFVPRTSNPEAPEDDGYVLTFMHNEETWQSELLILDAKSPTLEPVASVKLPSRVPYGFHGTFITSQELDQQVL; this is encoded by the coding sequence ATGAGTATGAGTTGCTCGGCTAGATTGGTGGTCGACAGTTACACTCACTCACGGGTTCCTCTCGGGGAATCTTCACAATGGAGACACCAATCCCTCTCTAGGACTAGCAATTCTCACAGACTTCACAGACATGTCGATATTCGTGCCCGAGTCGTTACGCCCACTACCCCAATTGAGCAAAAGCCCATCATCCAAACCTCCACTCCCACTTCCAATTCCACTTCCACTTCCCTCACCTGGAGATCCGACCCCGACCGAAGATTTGAGATCCCAAATCGAGTCTTTCCGGGCATGTGGGAGAAGAAGTCGAAGTCGGAGTCTTGTGGGTGGAACCCAGTCCAGAGGCTCGCAGCGGCGGCTTTGGATGCGGTGGAGAAGAGTTTTATAACGGCACTGGAGAAGAAGTTCCCCCTGCCAAAGACAGCAGACCCGGAAATTCAAATTGCCGGGAATTTTTCTCCTGTTCCTGAGAGCCCAGTCCAGCATGAGCTTGAAGTAGTGGGTCAGATTCCACAATGCTTAGAAGGTGTCTATGTTAGAAATGGCGCAAATCCCCTGTTCGAGCCCCTGGCTGGGCACCATTTCTTCGACGGGGACGGAATGGTGCACGCCGTCAGGCTGAAGCAAGGAATCGCCAGTTACTGCAGCAGATTCACAAGGACCTACCGTCTGGTCGAAGAGGAAAAGCTCGGGCGAGCCTTTTATCCCAAAGCAATCGGTGAACTCCATGGCCATTCGGGGATAGCACGCCTAATGCTCTACTATGCGCGAAGCATGTTTGGTCTGGTGGATCGGTCCAAAGGCATGGGAGTGGCGAATGCGGGGCTCATTTACTTCAACGGCCGACTTCTCGCCATGTCCGAGGACGATTTGCCTTACGCGGTCAGGGTAACGGAGGACGGCGATTTGGCGACTGTGGGTCGTTTTGATTTCGACGGGCAGTTGCAGTCCGCCATGATAGCACACCCGAAGATCGATCCGGAGACCAAGGAGCTCTTTGCTCTGAGTTATAATGTTATAAAGAAGCCGTATCTCAAGTACTTCATGTTTTCCCCTGATGGAAGAAAAGGCCCCGATGTGACCATCTCTGTCAAGGAGCCGACTATGATGCATGATTTCGCCATCACGGACAAGTATGTCGTGGTGCCGGACCAGCAGCTGGTGTTCAAGCTCCAGGAGATGGTTGCCGGCGGTTCGCCGGTAATCTACGACAAGGAGAAAGTACCCCGCTTTGGGATTTTGCCCAAGTATGATTCCGACGAGTCCAGAATGAAATGGATCGAGGTTCCCGATTGCTTCTGCTTTCACTTGTGGAACGCCTGGGAGGAGAACGAAGATGAGGTCGTCGTCATTGGGTCTTGCATGACACCGCCGGACTCGATTTTCAATGAGTCCGATGCAGCTCTCAGGAGCGTACTTTCCGAAATCAGGCTCAATCTCAAAACCGGCAAGTCCAGTCGCCGTCAGCTTGCGCCAATGAATTTGGAAGCCGGGCAAGTGAACAGAAACAAGCTTGGGAGAAAGGCCCGGTATGTGTACTTGGCAATTGCAGAGCCATGGCCCAAAGTTTCAGGCATAGCCAAGGTGGACCTGGAGGCTGAGTCGCCGGAAAGAGTAGTCGGGAAAATTGAGTACAAAAAGGGTTGCTATGGAGGCGAGCCATTTTTCGTTCCCCGGACATCGAATCCCGAGGCTCCGGAAGATGACGGGTATGTTCTAACTTTCATGCACAACGAGGAGACCTGGCAGTCAGAGCTGCTCATTTTGGACGCTAAGTCCCCGACTCTGGAACCGGTTGCGTCGGTCAAGCTGCCATCGAGAGTGCCTTATGGCTTCCATGGCACATTTATTACCTCCCAAGAGCTCGATCAGCAGGTGCTGTGA